The following DNA comes from Tunturibacter psychrotolerans.
GGTAGCAGTGGTATTTTGATGAGTGTTTTTCAACTCTATTGTGAGGTGTCGTGATGGCTGCTGCGTCGCCGCTGTTTCCTTATCTGGTGGTCCCTAATGGCATTGCCGCGATTGAGTTTTATAAGAAGGCGTTTGGCGCGGTGCAGCAAGAGCTGCATCTTGCTCCAGGAACCGAAAGAGTGATGAACGCTTGTTTGAGCATCAACGGCGGCATCTTTATGCTGTCGGATGATTTTTCGGACAAAACTGGTGAAATGCCTTCTACACCGGAGGCATTGCACGGTTCGCCCGTGGTAATTCATTTGCAGGTGGACGATGTGGATGCGGCGTGGGAGCGGGCCGTCGCTGCTGGCGGAATTGTGGTGATGCCTTTGGCTGATCAGTTCTGGGGCGACCGGTACGGCCAATTGAACGATCCGTTTGGACACAGGTGGTCGATGGCGCAGCGTAAAGTTGTGCTGACGAAAGCAGAGATTGAGGCAGCAGCGGAGAGCTCGTTCAAGATGTGACGGTGACTGCTAGTGGGCGTATTTCACGGAGCAGCCGTAGGGGCGTGTGCTCTCGACCTGCAACGGTTTGCCGGCCATGGCAGCAGTTAGGGTTTCGTTGAGGTAGTTGCGGGCGCCCTTGAGGTCGGACTGCTCTGTGGTGGGTTTGTCGTCGATGGCGCCTTGATAGATGAGCTTGCCGGTGGGGTCTATGACGAAGATGTGTGGTGTGGTCTTGGCTTCGTAGAGGCGAGCGATGGTGGCGTCGGGATCGAGGAGGGCGGCGGTAGGTGCGGCGTGCATGGTCTTGAGGTAGGTGTTCTCCTGCGCGGGGGTGACGTATCCCTGCTCGCCGGGCGCGGAGGAGATGACGGAGAGCCAGACGACGCCTTTGGCTGTCCAGTCGCGTTGCTGCGACTCGATGCTGCCGCTGAGATAGTGCTTACGGTCAAACGGACAGCCCTGGTTAGCCCATTCGAGCACGACGAACTTGCCGCGGTACTCGGAGAGGGTGTGCTGGATGCCGTTGGAGTCGGTGCCTTTGAAGTCGGGGGCGGTGGCGCCAGGGCCTACGGCGAGCGCGGGGAGAGTGAAGATGACGGTGAATATTGCAAGGGTGAGGGCGAGGAGTTTGCCGTAAGACATTGGTGGCCTCCGCAAGGTTATATTTTGCGACGGACATTGGTCAGATGCAAGGTTCGGAGGCAAGAACCAGCTGCGAGAACAAGATGCAAGCTCGACTGTGTCGAGGGGCAGGACTAGGCTTCACGTTATGAAATCCAGACACCTGTGTCGTTCGCAGACAAATCTACGGACGATTCTCAATTTGGCTCTGATCGTTCTGGTCGTGTTCACGACAGGCTGTGATCGGCAACGCGAGCGCGATCGACAGTACATCGAGATGAGTGAACGACAGTGGGCGGAGTCAGTCGCCACGAATGATAGTTCCGTGCCTGAGAGAATTCTGGCCGATGATTTTATGTGGATCTATCCAGATGGAAGAGGGATGAACAAAGCCCAGACGATAGCGGATGCGCGCAGCGGCCCCGGACCTTTTATCTCTGATCATCTGGACGGCATGTCGGTTCGTTTCTTCGGGAAGACTGCTGTTGCTCAAGGCAGCGAATCCTGGGTGCAAAGGGATGCGGCGGGAGAGAGACGCGGCCGCTTCGTCTGGACAGATGTATGGGTAAAACGCGACGGCCAATGGCAGATCGTTGCTGCGGAAGATTTGATTCCGCCAACTACGGCAAGATGAGCGCCCTTGGCAACGGGTCTGAAGCAAACGCGGCTTCCTGTCGGTCGCGAGAGGCCGCCGTTTTACTGTTGATGAGGTCGCGGATCTTCTGCTTGTGTGGATTCGGTCGTTATGGCTTCACGTCCTTTTCGAGTGCGGTGAGGACGATGTCTTTGGTGAGGAGTTCGGGCAGGACGTCGGCTGAGGAGTTCTTCATCGCCGGGTAGATGACGTAGGTGGGGACGCCGCTGCGGTTGACCGAGGCGAGTTGCTTGGTGATCTCGGGGTCGTACTGGGTCCAGTCGGCCTTGAGGAGGGTGACGTTGTTTTTGCTGAACTGATGTTGGACGTCGGCGGATTTCAGGACGGCGCGCTCGTTGACCTGGCAGCTGAGACACCAGGCGGCGGTGAAGTCGATGAAGACAGGATGACCGGCGGCGCGGGCCTGGTCGAGGGATTGTTGTGAGTAGGGAGCCCAGACGAGAGTGGTGTCTTTGGGCTGGTAGAGCGGAATGGCGAGGCCCAGCGCAGCGATGAGAAGAGCCGCGATGGCGCTCTTCCAGTTGGCGGGCCATTTGCCGAGGGCCCAACCTGCGATGGCTAGTGCGAGGAAGCACCAGAGCAGGCGGGTGAGGTGGTCGACGCCCTGACTGTTGCCGCTGTGGAGGTTGCCGTAGACCCAGGCGAGCCAGATTGCGGTGCCGAAGAGAGGGACGGCGGTGAGCTGCTTGAGGATCTCCATCCACGCGCC
Coding sequences within:
- a CDS encoding VOC family protein, producing MAAASPLFPYLVVPNGIAAIEFYKKAFGAVQQELHLAPGTERVMNACLSINGGIFMLSDDFSDKTGEMPSTPEALHGSPVVIHLQVDDVDAAWERAVAAGGIVVMPLADQFWGDRYGQLNDPFGHRWSMAQRKVVLTKAEIEAAAESSFKM
- a CDS encoding nuclear transport factor 2 family protein, translated to MSERQWAESVATNDSSVPERILADDFMWIYPDGRGMNKAQTIADARSGPGPFISDHLDGMSVRFFGKTAVAQGSESWVQRDAAGERRGRFVWTDVWVKRDGQWQIVAAEDLIPPTTAR
- a CDS encoding redoxin domain-containing protein, which translates into the protein MSYGKLLALTLAIFTVIFTLPALAVGPGATAPDFKGTDSNGIQHTLSEYRGKFVVLEWANQGCPFDRKHYLSGSIESQQRDWTAKGVVWLSVISSAPGEQGYVTPAQENTYLKTMHAAPTAALLDPDATIARLYEAKTTPHIFVIDPTGKLIYQGAIDDKPTTEQSDLKGARNYLNETLTAAMAGKPLQVESTRPYGCSVKYAH